A region of Plutella xylostella chromosome 29, ilPluXylo3.1, whole genome shotgun sequence DNA encodes the following proteins:
- the LOC125491007 gene encoding uncharacterized protein LOC125491007 produces METEYCFSRLFSVEIPEREKWNDDKALQTFRSGDIVWYTDGSKKEGLAGSGIYGERPRARKYASLGRFASVFQAEIYAIIGCAYENLDRAFTRRNIFILSDSQAALKALTSAEVNSKLIMECILILNKIGANNRVTLRWVPGHCGINGNEEADELARLGAESLPLGPEPIIGLPKCTSRREIKDWAHNQSLEAWNNVPGQHHARALIVGYSQKFTRRVLELTRNQIRVLTRTLSGHCRLNSHLHKMGLSDTPICRFCNEEDETPMHILCECEAIIHKRNRILGGYKLAPIDVRSLPPGKIIRFIKDLGLESEI; encoded by the coding sequence ATGGAAACGGAGTACTGTTTTTCAAGGCTCTTTTCAGTTGAGATACCAGAAAGGGAGAAGTGGAATGATGATAAGGCCCTTCAAACTTTCCGGTCGGGAGACATCGTGTGGTACACCGATGGATCCAAAAAGGAAGGCCTGGCAGGTTCAGGCATTTACGGAGAAAGGCCAAGAGCACGCAAATATGCGAGCCTGGGAAGGTTTGCCTCCGTATTTCAAGCCGAGATATATGCCATCATTGGATGTGCATACGAAAACCTGGACAGAGCCTTCACTCGgaggaatatatttattctgtCAGACAGCCAAGCTGCTCTTAAAGCATTGACTTCTGCAGAAGTTAACTCCAAACTTATAATGGAGTGCATCCTCATCCTGAACAAAATTGGCGCTAACAACAGAGTGACCCTGCGATGGGTGCCCGGACATTGTGGCATCAATGGCAATGAGGAAGCAGATGAGCTCGCACGTCTGGGAGCAGAAAGCCTACCGTTGGGCCCCGAGCCCATCATCGGGCTACCAAAATGCACCAGTCGTCGCGAGATCAAGGACTGGGCACATAACCAAAGCTTAGAAGCTTGGAATAATGTACCAGGGCAACATCATGCAAGAGCCCTAATCGTGGGCTATTCACAGAAATTTACGCGTCGAGTTTTGGAGCTCACACGCAACCAGATAAGGGTTTTGACAAGAACCTTATCAGGTCACTGTAGGTTGAACAGTCACCTACATAAAATGGGTCTGTCCGACACTCCAATTTGTAGATTCTGCAATGAAGAGGACGAAACGCCCATGCATATTCTCTGTGAATGTGAGGCCATCATTCACAAGAGAAACAGAATCTTGGGCGGCTACAAATTAGCCCCCATAGATGTCAGGTCTCTCCCTCCCGGTAAAAtcatcaggtttataaaagacctgggcctggaGAGTGAGATTTGA